In Bacillus sp. KH172YL63, one genomic interval encodes:
- a CDS encoding CpsD/CapB family tyrosine-protein kinase has protein sequence MSVFNRKGNKLNSNIRKLIAKVNPKSPISEQFRTIRTNIQFSSVDQEYRSIMVTSSGPGEGKSTTAANLAVVFAQQGKTVLLIDADMRKPTVHYTFNFPNTTGLTNVLTRQVALTEAVKDSGVDKLHILSSGPVPPNPAELLSSRAMEQFFEDAYKEYDLIIFDTPPVLVVTDAQILANQCDGSILVVSSGKTEIDAAKKSKDLLESARGKLLGTVLNNKKITDTSYYYYYGK, from the coding sequence GTGTCGGTGTTTAATAGAAAAGGAAACAAACTTAACTCAAATATCCGTAAATTGATTGCGAAGGTTAATCCGAAATCTCCAATCTCGGAGCAGTTCCGGACGATTCGTACGAATATTCAATTCTCATCGGTGGATCAAGAATACCGCTCGATCATGGTGACATCATCAGGACCAGGGGAAGGGAAGTCGACGACGGCTGCCAACCTGGCTGTGGTGTTCGCCCAGCAGGGAAAGACGGTCCTGTTGATCGATGCCGACATGAGAAAGCCGACGGTCCATTATACATTCAACTTCCCTAATACAACGGGTCTTACGAATGTATTGACGAGACAGGTAGCACTGACAGAAGCCGTGAAAGACAGTGGAGTGGACAAACTTCATATCCTTTCAAGCGGTCCCGTGCCCCCGAACCCGGCTGAGCTGTTGAGCTCACGGGCGATGGAGCAATTCTTCGAGGATGCGTACAAGGAATATGACTTGATCATCTTTGATACCCCGCCTGTATTAGTCGTAACAGATGCTCAGATCTTGGCTAACCAATGCGACGGATCTATCCTTGTGGTGTCCAGCGGGAAAACGGAAATCGACGCAGCCAAAAAATCGAAGGATTTGTTGGAGTCAGCAAGAGGCAAGCTGTTAGGCACTGTCCTTAATAATAAAAAGATCACGGACACTAGCTATTATTACTATTACGGAAAATAA
- a CDS encoding O-antigen ligase family protein has translation MKLFLLINLTIIYSLGLGFSSLLYQVLFFVLLIINSTYAFYLFLNRPNKKSYFEVNIFFLLIIVGLCLISNGNSLADFISYFLRIYYYITLFYIVSLYTSFENERSIEILKFLMKITMFVSMLSLILYILFSEPLYLNINGSLYSILIEQSFFGKNIISGPFIAVNEFGDLQVFLLLFSLVGIQNKIKFSKISFVLSIILVIMTISRTSIFLSLLIFLAYLFIEKKIKPVYVYLSIYLFGLIIIIQKFINVFYFLGKFNQTELFSGREELWRASKIIISNHFFMGTPISQIRNLYDSNLPASLQGLGAHNMYLHLMVITGVLGFIAIMTFLLYIFVKAGVRKNKQLFFISFSLVLLVFIRGITESGILFIFSLRTCFVWILLGIIFSWKRGKI, from the coding sequence ATGAAACTATTTTTATTAATTAATCTAACAATAATATATTCTCTTGGGCTAGGTTTTAGTAGTTTACTGTACCAGGTATTATTTTTTGTTTTGTTAATAATTAACTCAACATATGCATTTTATTTATTCTTAAATCGACCAAATAAGAAAAGTTATTTTGAAGTCAATATATTTTTCCTGCTAATTATTGTGGGATTATGCTTAATTTCAAACGGAAACTCTTTGGCAGATTTTATATCATACTTCTTAAGAATTTACTACTATATAACACTTTTTTATATAGTCTCTCTATATACTTCGTTTGAAAATGAACGATCAATAGAAATATTAAAATTTTTAATGAAGATAACGATGTTTGTATCAATGCTGTCACTGATTTTGTATATTCTATTTAGTGAACCATTATACCTAAATATTAATGGAAGTTTATATAGTATCCTTATTGAACAGAGTTTTTTTGGGAAAAATATAATCTCTGGACCGTTTATTGCTGTAAATGAATTTGGAGACCTTCAAGTTTTTCTATTGCTTTTCAGCTTAGTAGGAATACAAAATAAAATTAAATTTTCTAAAATTTCATTTGTGTTATCAATTATATTAGTAATAATGACTATAAGTAGGACCTCGATATTTTTATCACTACTAATATTTTTAGCATATTTGTTTATAGAGAAAAAAATAAAGCCTGTATATGTTTATTTAAGTATTTATCTTTTTGGTCTAATAATTATTATCCAGAAGTTTATAAACGTTTTTTATTTTTTAGGAAAATTTAATCAAACCGAACTTTTTTCTGGAAGAGAAGAGCTTTGGAGAGCATCAAAAATTATAATATCAAACCATTTTTTTATGGGTACCCCTATTTCTCAAATTAGAAACCTCTATGATTCCAATTTACCAGCATCTTTACAAGGTTTAGGTGCTCATAACATGTATCTTCATCTAATGGTGATTACTGGTGTTCTAGGTTTTATTGCTATAATGACATTTCTTTTATATATTTTTGTAAAAGCAGGTGTTAGGAAAAATAAGCAATTATTCTTTATTAGTTTTTCTCTAGTATTATTAGTTTTTATTAGAGGTATTACTGAATCTGGGATACTTTTTATTTTCTCATTAAGAACATGTTTTGTGTGGATTTTGTTGGGAATAATATTTTCTTGGAAAAGAGGAAAGATCTAA
- a CDS encoding WecB/TagA/CpsF family glycosyltransferase: MDFNGIKLFLDTSDQLIKRIISSVSEHKKSYFYALNPDCYLKFLDDYKYKEILQNEKNIVYVDGMGIIYTQKFLKLPVAKERIATTDLFPQLLKELNQKKLGYRIFLLGGKGETGKRVIERFKKEYPNVNFVGYHHGYFEEKDVADIISIVNNLEVDILFVGFGCPVQEKWVDDHSKELYNVKAFITCGGLFDYYSGNVKRAPLFMRKYGLEWLFRLIQEPKRLYKRYLFGNARYVTHMIGKKLGG, from the coding sequence ATGGATTTCAATGGAATAAAATTATTTTTAGATACATCAGACCAACTAATAAAAAGAATCATTTCAAGTGTGTCAGAGCATAAAAAATCATATTTTTATGCTCTGAACCCGGACTGTTATCTTAAATTTCTAGATGATTATAAATATAAAGAGATATTGCAGAACGAAAAAAACATAGTATATGTTGATGGTATGGGTATTATATATACCCAGAAATTTTTGAAATTACCAGTAGCTAAGGAACGAATAGCAACTACTGATTTATTCCCTCAACTATTAAAAGAATTAAATCAAAAAAAATTAGGATACAGAATATTTTTATTAGGAGGTAAGGGGGAAACTGGGAAGAGAGTAATAGAAAGATTTAAAAAAGAATACCCAAATGTCAATTTCGTAGGATACCACCACGGGTATTTTGAGGAGAAGGATGTAGCGGACATAATTAGTATTGTAAATAATTTAGAAGTAGATATACTATTTGTGGGATTTGGTTGTCCTGTTCAAGAAAAATGGGTTGACGATCATTCAAAGGAATTATATAACGTAAAAGCATTCATTACATGTGGCGGTTTGTTTGATTATTACTCAGGTAATGTAAAAAGAGCCCCCCTTTTTATGAGGAAATATGGACTTGAGTGGTTATTTAGATTAATACAAGAACCCAAGCGTTTATATAAAAGGTACTTATTTGGAAATGCTAGGTATGTAACTCATATGATAGGTAAGAAGTTAGGAGGATAG
- a CDS encoding tyrosine-protein phosphatase — MIDIHSHILPGVDDGAKTIYNSIDMAKQAVSEGIHTIIATPHHRNGKYSNVKSDILPLVKEVNERFINEGINLEVLPGQECRIYGEILEDYHKGEILPLNHMSQYIFIEFPSSSVPRFAEQLLYDLQVEGLMPIIVHPERNAELMERPEKLYKLVQGGAATQLTASSLTGYFGKNIQKFSQQMIQANLTHFIASDAHNIHNRTFKMEEAMDFIEKKYGIDMVYYFTENAEMLVDGKNIYKEIPELIKKKKFLGIF, encoded by the coding sequence ATGATTGATATCCATAGTCATATCCTTCCTGGGGTCGATGACGGAGCGAAAACGATCTACAACAGCATAGACATGGCAAAACAGGCTGTTTCAGAAGGGATTCATACAATCATTGCAACTCCCCATCACCGGAATGGTAAATATTCTAACGTGAAGTCAGACATCCTGCCATTGGTGAAAGAAGTCAATGAGCGTTTCATAAATGAAGGCATAAACCTCGAGGTCCTTCCCGGGCAGGAATGCCGGATTTATGGGGAGATATTGGAGGACTATCATAAAGGGGAGATTCTTCCTTTAAACCACATGTCCCAATACATATTCATCGAGTTTCCGTCGAGCTCCGTCCCGCGGTTCGCTGAACAGTTATTGTATGACCTGCAAGTAGAAGGGCTGATGCCCATCATCGTTCACCCGGAACGGAACGCTGAACTCATGGAGCGGCCCGAGAAACTGTACAAGCTGGTGCAGGGGGGCGCAGCGACACAGCTGACGGCATCAAGCCTGACAGGCTACTTCGGCAAGAACATCCAGAAGTTCTCACAACAAATGATTCAAGCCAACCTGACACATTTCATCGCATCAGACGCCCATAATATTCATAATCGCACCTTCAAAATGGAAGAAGCGATGGACTTTATAGAGAAGAAGTACGGAATAGACATGGTCTATTACTTTACAGAAAATGCAGAGATGCTAGTCGATGGGAAAAATATATATAAAGAAATACCTGAGTTGATCAAAAAGAAGAAATTCCTCGGAATCTTCTAA
- a CDS encoding glycosyltransferase family 4 protein: MKKIKFYTENDINKQNKVGSTKYIQQILSFYKSQTINDVELCIINKPKINKVNKIKAFILLLTKNIPVQNTYREKFSELDTHSTNEFSIIESIYLAPFIKKGDNSVLLAQDSIARLQQSIAMNSSNWLKRIYYSISSIAYLKLETQIYKKFKKVIFVSELDKQFIESMVTYRNFSVLEIGLDEDDLYINNDIKLMGEIRKTYGDYILFTGNMEYPPNHEASLRLINDIFPYIKNKKPKLKLLLAGVGSEKYNAPDHNIFGIGKVDSLKEYIHCSTIYVSPLVSGSGMKNKILEALAQNSIVIASDKSVEGIKTIINKEHLIISNENGEFIESILSVLEEKNKYSNIREQGYKYILNHHMFDSKNNTLLHSLFE; encoded by the coding sequence ATGAAAAAAATAAAATTTTATACTGAAAATGATATTAATAAACAAAATAAGGTAGGCAGCACCAAGTATATACAGCAAATTCTATCTTTTTATAAAAGCCAAACTATTAATGATGTAGAACTTTGCATAATTAATAAACCAAAAATTAATAAAGTAAATAAGATAAAAGCTTTTATTTTGTTACTAACTAAAAATATACCAGTACAGAATACTTATAGAGAAAAATTTTCTGAATTAGACACCCATAGCACTAATGAGTTTTCCATAATAGAAAGTATATATTTAGCTCCATTTATCAAAAAAGGTGATAACTCAGTGTTATTAGCTCAGGATTCAATTGCGAGATTACAACAGTCAATAGCTATGAATAGTTCTAATTGGTTAAAAAGAATTTATTACTCAATTAGTTCAATTGCATACTTAAAATTAGAAACACAAATATATAAAAAATTCAAAAAAGTAATATTTGTATCTGAACTGGATAAGCAATTTATCGAATCAATGGTAACTTATAGAAATTTTTCAGTTCTTGAAATAGGGTTGGATGAGGATGATTTATACATCAATAATGATATCAAATTGATGGGGGAAATTAGAAAAACATATGGTGATTATATTTTATTTACAGGAAATATGGAATATCCACCAAATCACGAAGCTTCTTTAAGGTTAATAAATGATATATTTCCATATATTAAAAACAAAAAACCGAAATTAAAATTATTACTCGCAGGAGTGGGTAGTGAAAAATATAATGCTCCGGATCATAACATATTCGGGATAGGAAAAGTTGATAGTTTAAAAGAATATATACACTGTTCTACTATATATGTTTCTCCATTGGTATCAGGTTCTGGAATGAAGAATAAGATACTTGAAGCTTTAGCTCAAAATAGTATAGTAATCGCTTCAGATAAAAGTGTAGAAGGAATTAAGACTATAATAAACAAAGAACACTTAATAATTTCAAATGAAAATGGTGAGTTTATTGAAAGTATATTAAGTGTATTAGAAGAAAAAAATAAGTACAGTAATATAAGAGAGCAAGGTTATAAATATATTTTAAATCATCATATGTTTGATTCGAAAAATAATACCTTACTTCATAGTTTATTTGAATGA
- the galU gene encoding UTP--glucose-1-phosphate uridylyltransferase GalU, translated as MKKVRKAIIPAAGLGTRFLPATKAMPKEMLPIVDKPTIQYIVEEAIASGIEDIIIVTGKGKRAIEDHFDLAPELERSLEEKGKFELLEKVQHSSNLVNIHYIRQKEPKGLGHAVWCARSFIGNEPFAVLLGDDIVVSKTPCVKQLIDQYEETGSSVIGVQMVEHNQTDRYGIIDPATKEDRRYQVNNFVEKPTLGTAPSNLAIMGRYLLTPEIFDLLEKQEKGAGGEIQLTDAIQKLNETQKVYAYDFEGKRYDVGEKLGFVKTTIDFALENEEIKHGIIEYMESILIDRIPLKK; from the coding sequence TTGAAAAAAGTAAGAAAAGCGATTATTCCAGCAGCAGGGTTAGGAACGAGATTTTTGCCTGCAACGAAGGCTATGCCTAAAGAAATGCTACCAATTGTAGATAAACCTACTATTCAATATATTGTAGAAGAAGCTATTGCCTCAGGAATTGAAGACATTATTATTGTTACCGGAAAAGGAAAACGTGCAATAGAAGACCACTTCGATCTTGCACCTGAACTTGAAAGAAGTTTAGAGGAAAAAGGTAAATTTGAATTGTTGGAGAAAGTTCAACACTCAAGTAACCTTGTAAATATCCATTACATCCGTCAAAAAGAACCTAAAGGATTAGGTCATGCAGTATGGTGTGCCAGAAGCTTTATAGGTAATGAACCATTTGCGGTATTACTAGGAGATGACATAGTAGTAAGTAAAACACCATGTGTAAAGCAACTAATTGATCAATATGAAGAAACAGGTTCCTCAGTCATAGGTGTTCAAATGGTTGAACATAATCAAACGGACCGCTATGGAATTATTGATCCAGCTACAAAGGAAGATAGGAGATATCAAGTCAACAATTTTGTTGAAAAACCAACTTTAGGAACAGCACCTTCAAACCTTGCAATTATGGGACGTTACTTGTTAACACCTGAGATATTCGATTTGCTTGAGAAACAAGAAAAAGGTGCAGGTGGAGAAATTCAGTTGACAGATGCAATTCAAAAATTGAATGAGACACAAAAAGTGTATGCTTATGATTTCGAGGGCAAACGCTACGATGTGGGTGAAAAACTCGGATTTGTTAAGACAACTATAGATTTTGCGTTAGAGAATGAAGAAATTAAGCATGGGATTATTGAATATATGGAAAGTATTTTAATTGATAGAATTCCTCTGAAAAAGTAA
- a CDS encoding sugar transferase — MEATEIVVINESKIYKLSKRTIDIIGASLGIILLLMLFIIIGVLIKLDDPKGAILFKQKRVGKNQKEFNMYKFRSMVTDAEFKLADLIQKNEVSGAMFKMKEDPRVTKIGKFIRKTSIDELPQLINVLRGEMSLVGPRPPLPREVKEYSKHDMQRLLVTPGCTGLWQVSGRSNIGFKEMVRLDIKYIKNRSLSLDLKIIMKTIWVLLKTEGSY, encoded by the coding sequence ATGGAAGCGACTGAAATAGTTGTAATCAATGAAAGTAAGATATATAAACTTTCAAAGAGAACCATAGATATTATTGGAGCTTCTCTTGGGATAATCTTATTATTAATGCTGTTTATAATAATTGGTGTACTTATTAAACTGGATGATCCAAAGGGAGCAATCTTATTTAAACAAAAAAGAGTAGGAAAAAACCAAAAAGAGTTTAATATGTATAAATTTCGTTCCATGGTTACAGACGCTGAGTTCAAATTAGCTGATTTAATACAAAAAAATGAGGTCAGTGGAGCTATGTTTAAAATGAAAGAAGACCCCCGGGTTACAAAGATCGGAAAATTCATCAGGAAAACAAGTATAGATGAACTTCCGCAACTAATTAATGTGCTTAGGGGAGAAATGAGCTTAGTTGGACCTAGACCTCCCCTACCAAGAGAAGTAAAAGAATACAGCAAACACGATATGCAACGGCTTTTGGTGACACCTGGATGCACAGGGTTATGGCAAGTAAGTGGGAGAAGTAATATTGGTTTTAAAGAGATGGTGAGGCTAGATATAAAATATATCAAAAATAGAAGTTTAAGTTTGGATTTGAAAATAATTATGAAAACTATTTGGGTTCTACTAAAAACTGAAGGCTCTTACTAA
- a CDS encoding YveK family protein, whose translation MEETISLKELIHTLKKRMSLIIILTLMAVTVSAAISYFVLTPIYQSSTQLLVNKSNQEQAGLNIGEVQTNLQLINTYNVIMKSPVILDIVKDELDLDMSTSTLNEHITVASQKDSQVVNIQVQDEDPKQAADIANKVAEVFKEEIVKIMNVDNVSILAKAELGENPSPVKPQPLLNIAIAMVVGLMAGVGLAFLLEFMDNTVKNEQDIEKHLGMPILGVIPTITDSEFQKVAHRQERTSRRRGESVGV comes from the coding sequence ATGGAAGAAACGATCAGCTTAAAAGAGCTCATACATACGCTCAAAAAGCGTATGAGTCTCATCATCATACTGACACTGATGGCAGTCACGGTAAGTGCCGCGATCAGTTATTTTGTGCTCACACCCATTTATCAATCGTCCACCCAATTACTCGTCAATAAATCGAATCAGGAGCAAGCAGGTCTCAATATCGGGGAAGTACAGACGAATCTCCAATTGATCAATACGTACAACGTGATCATGAAGAGTCCTGTCATCCTCGATATCGTGAAAGATGAACTCGATCTTGATATGTCGACAAGCACCCTGAATGAACATATCACTGTAGCAAGCCAGAAGGATTCCCAGGTCGTGAACATTCAAGTTCAAGATGAGGATCCTAAGCAGGCAGCAGATATTGCCAATAAAGTGGCAGAAGTGTTTAAAGAAGAAATCGTCAAGATCATGAACGTGGATAACGTCAGCATCCTGGCGAAAGCAGAGCTTGGTGAGAACCCCTCTCCTGTCAAACCGCAACCCCTTTTGAACATTGCGATTGCAATGGTCGTAGGATTGATGGCCGGTGTAGGACTTGCCTTCTTATTGGAATTCATGGATAACACGGTGAAGAACGAGCAGGATATCGAGAAGCATCTTGGGATGCCGATCCTCGGTGTGATCCCGACGATCACAGACAGCGAGTTTCAGAAAGTAGCCCACCGCCAAGAAAGAACGTCAAGACGCAGAGGTGAAAGTGTCGGTGTTTAA
- a CDS encoding SGNH/GDSL hydrolase family protein — protein MKKAFILLLFIIAAGVIVYGNLHWNSMTATSGEKEGQETAPAVTSETKESAANEDDYISFMENWPEGAQEVYEEKAKADEPFHIVLMGSQAMDAAEKGWDDLVMEKLQDVYGDTITVQSVSFDMNTLEFVNETKYGEIADFSPNLVIFEPLTLNDNGEVVIEDSLINIETIMDGIQGDADDTFFALTPPQPVYSPNLYAFQIEQTREFAEDHEIPYIDHWENWPSVDDEEIKNYLNADSSPNAEGQQAWAQGVIDYLISE, from the coding sequence ATGAAAAAAGCTTTCATTCTACTATTATTTATCATCGCCGCCGGGGTCATCGTTTATGGCAACCTGCATTGGAATTCCATGACGGCCACAAGCGGGGAGAAAGAAGGTCAGGAGACCGCGCCAGCCGTCACTTCCGAAACCAAAGAATCAGCGGCCAATGAAGATGACTATATATCATTTATGGAGAACTGGCCTGAAGGGGCACAGGAAGTATACGAAGAGAAAGCCAAAGCAGACGAACCGTTTCATATCGTCCTGATGGGATCACAGGCAATGGATGCAGCGGAAAAAGGCTGGGACGATCTTGTCATGGAGAAGCTTCAGGACGTCTATGGGGATACGATCACCGTACAGAGTGTTTCTTTCGACATGAATACACTTGAATTCGTAAATGAGACAAAGTATGGGGAAATCGCTGACTTCTCTCCAAATCTTGTCATCTTCGAACCTCTCACCCTGAACGATAACGGTGAAGTGGTGATCGAAGATTCATTAATCAACATCGAAACCATCATGGACGGTATTCAAGGTGATGCAGATGACACCTTTTTCGCTCTTACTCCTCCGCAGCCCGTCTATTCTCCCAACTTATATGCGTTCCAGATCGAGCAGACCCGGGAGTTTGCAGAGGATCATGAAATCCCGTATATCGACCATTGGGAGAATTGGCCAAGCGTAGACGACGAAGAAATCAAAAATTATCTGAATGCAGACAGCAGCCCGAATGCAGAAGGTCAACAAGCTTGGGCACAAGGGGTCATCGATTACTTGATTTCGGAATAA
- a CDS encoding glycosyltransferase family 4 protein, translated as MKILIVTNMFPYKDMDYFGNFLELEYKFMKSQGEKVDLLFLNGRENKLNYLIGLNRFLKVYKDYDIIHFHHSYIAWYAFFIRGNRGIKKIMTIHEGGNINIKNNEIFPAYGHGRKAFIEKIFSIFDIRTKIFNQMDHLILTRYSDNTLYYKNMKITNNPMGIDFNNFRIIDKNKAKESLGIPVNDILLLFPHEPRIEKNVDLFDNVVDELQKKISKKIHVIYGGKISTKEMYIYLNAADICYLTSKFEASPTIVKESLACGTPILCSRVGDLEELLSSGLEFLICDNKDQFVQMSEKLLNVPMDGTKLREFLFDKGISYELTSKKVIGIYKELLK; from the coding sequence ATGAAAATTTTGATAGTAACAAATATGTTTCCATACAAAGATATGGACTATTTTGGGAATTTTTTAGAACTGGAATATAAATTCATGAAAAGCCAAGGAGAAAAAGTTGACTTATTATTTTTAAATGGAAGAGAGAATAAGCTGAACTACTTAATAGGATTAAATAGGTTTCTAAAGGTCTATAAAGACTACGATATTATTCATTTTCATCATTCATATATTGCTTGGTATGCATTTTTTATTAGAGGTAATAGGGGAATAAAGAAAATTATGACTATTCACGAAGGGGGAAATATTAATATAAAGAACAATGAAATATTCCCCGCTTATGGACATGGTAGGAAAGCTTTCATTGAGAAGATTTTTTCCATATTTGACATCAGAACAAAAATATTTAATCAGATGGATCACCTAATACTAACTAGATATTCTGATAATACATTATATTATAAGAACATGAAAATAACTAATAATCCTATGGGAATAGATTTCAATAATTTTCGTATTATAGATAAAAATAAAGCAAAAGAGTCATTAGGTATCCCTGTTAATGATATACTTTTGCTTTTTCCTCATGAGCCGAGAATAGAGAAAAACGTTGACTTATTTGATAATGTTGTTGATGAACTCCAGAAAAAAATCAGTAAAAAAATTCATGTAATTTACGGTGGGAAAATAAGTACAAAAGAAATGTATATTTATTTAAATGCAGCAGACATTTGTTATTTAACCTCCAAGTTTGAAGCCTCACCCACAATAGTAAAAGAGAGTTTAGCATGCGGCACACCTATTCTTTGTTCAAGGGTCGGGGACTTAGAAGAGTTATTATCATCAGGTCTCGAATTCTTAATTTGTGATAATAAAGATCAGTTTGTTCAAATGAGTGAAAAACTTTTAAATGTTCCAATGGATGGCACGAAACTAAGGGAATTTTTATTTGATAAAGGGATTAGCTATGAATTAACATCCAAAAAAGTTATCGGAATTTATAAGGAGTTATTAAAATGA
- a CDS encoding polysaccharide pyruvyl transferase family protein, which produces MKVLIVGWFGEKNIGDELILESTYEQVMKRINPDKIYIASNQKVSKKYNWIYDHEFTMKSWAKLILRANIWENIRAYKEVDIILYSVGGGVSDWNKVVIRRLINRMKFFKLLGKKQYFIGVGAGPFVGNVKKEKIKDVFSLADSILVRDKTSKDNLDKLGLNNIILSNDIVFENENLREFYEKNKMVTKKDQVSIIPTPLFYNSLWNNNEQRLEEYINSMREIIKFLSEKYDVLIIPFQKEFDKQYFINHLTDCEFSVLDYNKYEEVYTEIIKSKFVVPMRFHGMVLSTLFETPMIPIIYDHKLSDLSKMLEIENISLSVGDGNNWLDTCFSKEEFIQSFNELLNNEETIKKNIQKYKENADVNGKIMEGV; this is translated from the coding sequence ATGAAAGTATTAATAGTAGGGTGGTTTGGTGAGAAAAATATAGGAGATGAATTAATCTTAGAATCTACTTATGAGCAAGTTATGAAAAGGATAAATCCAGATAAAATCTATATTGCGAGTAATCAAAAAGTTTCAAAAAAATATAACTGGATATATGATCATGAATTCACAATGAAAAGTTGGGCTAAATTAATACTAAGAGCAAATATATGGGAAAATATTAGAGCATATAAAGAGGTAGATATAATTTTATATTCAGTGGGTGGTGGAGTATCAGATTGGAACAAAGTTGTTATAAGAAGATTAATTAATAGAATGAAGTTCTTTAAACTACTAGGAAAAAAGCAATATTTTATTGGTGTAGGTGCTGGTCCATTTGTTGGGAATGTTAAGAAAGAAAAAATAAAAGATGTTTTCTCACTAGCCGATTCTATTTTAGTGAGAGATAAAACCTCTAAAGATAATCTAGATAAATTAGGACTTAACAACATTATTTTATCTAACGATATTGTGTTTGAAAATGAAAACTTAAGAGAGTTTTATGAAAAAAATAAAATGGTAACTAAAAAGGATCAAGTCTCAATTATTCCTACACCTTTATTTTATAATTCTCTGTGGAATAATAACGAACAAAGATTAGAAGAGTACATTAATTCAATGAGAGAAATAATAAAATTTCTTTCTGAAAAATACGATGTATTAATTATTCCTTTCCAAAAAGAATTTGATAAACAGTATTTTATAAATCACTTAACTGACTGTGAATTTAGTGTATTAGATTACAATAAATATGAAGAAGTTTATACAGAAATTATTAAATCTAAATTTGTTGTTCCTATGAGGTTTCATGGAATGGTACTTTCTACTCTCTTTGAAACACCAATGATTCCGATAATATACGATCATAAATTATCAGACTTATCAAAAATGTTAGAGATAGAAAATATATCATTATCAGTGGGTGATGGAAACAACTGGTTAGATACTTGTTTTAGTAAGGAAGAATTTATTCAATCTTTTAATGAATTATTGAATAATGAAGAAACAATCAAAAAAAATATACAAAAATATAAAGAAAACGCAGATGTAAACGGTAAGATAATGGAGGGAGTATGA